One Coffea arabica cultivar ET-39 chromosome 5e, Coffea Arabica ET-39 HiFi, whole genome shotgun sequence DNA segment encodes these proteins:
- the LOC113687950 gene encoding serine/threonine-protein kinase SAPK7 isoform X5 yields the protein MLRKLSKQLNGEDWMWNNLNTLCWAIGSILGSMMEEQVYCFMLFLVMVIHDLLNLCEITKGKDNKAVIASNIMQMTVNSSFPWLMVISRSLKENGLSNLVVLTPTHLAIVMEYAAGGELFAKIYSAGGFNEDEIADVWSCGVTLYVMLYNAIKCS from the exons ATGCTGAGGAAGTTAAGTAAACAGCTGAATGGTGAGGATTGGATGTGGAACAACCTAAATACCTTGTGCTGGGCAATAGGATCTATATTAGGATCAATGATGGAGGAACAAGTGTATTGCTTTATGCT ATTTCTTGTGATGGTGATACATGATTTGTTAAACCTTTGTGAGATTACAAAAGGCAAAGACAACAAAGCAGTTATTGCAAGTAATATAAT GCAAATGACCGTGAACTCCAGTTTTCCATGGTTGATGGTGATTTCAAGAAGTTTGAAGGAAAATGGTCTGTCAAATCTG GTCGTGCTAACTCCGACACATTTAGCTATTGTGATGGAATATGCTGCTGGTGGAGAGCTCTTTGCAAAAATTTATAGTGCTGGTGGATTCAATGAAGATGAG attgcggATGTATGGTCCTGTGGTGTGACATTGTACGTGATGTTG TACAATGCTATTAAATGCTCTTGA
- the LOC113687950 gene encoding serine/threonine-protein kinase SAPK1 isoform X8: MVIHDLLNLCEITKGKDNKAVIASNIMQMTVNSSFPWLMVISRSLKENGLSNLVVLTPTHLAIVMEYAAGGELFAKIYSAGGFNEDEIADVWSCGVTLYVMLVGAYHIDLIGFLFIQCY; this comes from the exons ATGGTGATACATGATTTGTTAAACCTTTGTGAGATTACAAAAGGCAAAGACAACAAAGCAGTTATTGCAAGTAATATAAT GCAAATGACCGTGAACTCCAGTTTTCCATGGTTGATGGTGATTTCAAGAAGTTTGAAGGAAAATGGTCTGTCAAATCTG GTCGTGCTAACTCCGACACATTTAGCTATTGTGATGGAATATGCTGCTGGTGGAGAGCTCTTTGCAAAAATTTATAGTGCTGGTGGATTCAATGAAGATGAG attgcggATGTATGGTCCTGTGGTGTGACATTGTACGTGATGTTGGTGGGAGCTTATCATATTGacttaattggatttttgttcA TACAATGCTATTAA
- the LOC113687950 gene encoding protein EXPORTIN 1A isoform X6 → MLRKLSKQLNGEDWMWNNLNTLCWAIGSILGSMMEEQVYCFMLFLVMVIHDLLNLCEITKGKDNKAVIASNIMQMTVNSSFPWLMVISRSLKENGLSNLVVLTPTHLAIVMEYAAGGELFAKIYSAGGFNEDEYNAIKCS, encoded by the exons ATGCTGAGGAAGTTAAGTAAACAGCTGAATGGTGAGGATTGGATGTGGAACAACCTAAATACCTTGTGCTGGGCAATAGGATCTATATTAGGATCAATGATGGAGGAACAAGTGTATTGCTTTATGCT ATTTCTTGTGATGGTGATACATGATTTGTTAAACCTTTGTGAGATTACAAAAGGCAAAGACAACAAAGCAGTTATTGCAAGTAATATAAT GCAAATGACCGTGAACTCCAGTTTTCCATGGTTGATGGTGATTTCAAGAAGTTTGAAGGAAAATGGTCTGTCAAATCTG GTCGTGCTAACTCCGACACATTTAGCTATTGTGATGGAATATGCTGCTGGTGGAGAGCTCTTTGCAAAAATTTATAGTGCTGGTGGATTCAATGAAGATGAG TACAATGCTATTAAATGCTCTTGA
- the LOC140007034 gene encoding dirigent protein 2-like, whose translation MAKGSALASIQIPLVLLLAIFVCSEADLLGPYGCCRGKETNITVYLQVFTGGPNTTSVAVAGAPGMPRTPSNFGTIIVNDAKMTQGISNNSPTIGRAQGIYIASSRDGSTSQGIFSLLFHNFQYNGSTLEFQGPGYNLQVGGTAREVPIVGGTKTFRLARGYGFFQTVLQNAAQNKTVIRGGITVIQCPGGGKV comes from the coding sequence ATGGCAAAAGGTTCAGCTTTAGCATCCATCCAAATTCCCCTTGTGCTATTACTAGCAATCTTTGTTTGTTCAGAAGCTGATCTTCTTGGACCTTACGGTTGCTGCCGTGGAAAGGAAACAAATATTACTGTGTACCTTCAAGTGTTTACGGGCGGACCAAATACCACCAGTGTTGCAGTTGCCGGCGCCCCTGGTATGCCGAGAACTCCCTCCAATTTTGGAACCATTATTGTTAATGATGCTAAGATGACACAAGGCATCAGCAACAATTCTCCAACTATTGGTCGGGCCCAAGGCATTTATATAGCTTCATCCCGTGATGGATCAACCTCACAGGGCATATTTTCCCTCCTTTTCCACAACTTCCAATACAACGGTAGCACATTGGAATTCCAAGGACCAGGATATAACTTACAAGTAGGTGGTACGGCGAGAGAAGTTCCAATAGTTGGTGGCACCAAAACGTTTAGGCTTGCTCGGGGATATGGATTTTTTCAGACAGTTCTGCAAAATGCGGCACAGAATAAAACGGTTATAAGGGGCGGTATTACCGTAATCCAATGCCCAGGAGGAGGGAAAGTTTGA
- the LOC113687950 gene encoding serine/threonine-protein kinase SAPK7 isoform X2: protein MLRKLSKQLNGEDWMWNNLNTLCWAIGSILGSMMEEQVYCFMLFLVMVIHDLLNLCEITKGKDNKAVIASNIMQMTVNSSFPWLMVISRSLKENGLSNLVVLTPTHLAIVMEYAAGGELFAKIYSAGGFNEDEIADVWSCGVTFTMLLNALEEMKKVGFWICS, encoded by the exons ATGCTGAGGAAGTTAAGTAAACAGCTGAATGGTGAGGATTGGATGTGGAACAACCTAAATACCTTGTGCTGGGCAATAGGATCTATATTAGGATCAATGATGGAGGAACAAGTGTATTGCTTTATGCT ATTTCTTGTGATGGTGATACATGATTTGTTAAACCTTTGTGAGATTACAAAAGGCAAAGACAACAAAGCAGTTATTGCAAGTAATATAAT GCAAATGACCGTGAACTCCAGTTTTCCATGGTTGATGGTGATTTCAAGAAGTTTGAAGGAAAATGGTCTGTCAAATCTG GTCGTGCTAACTCCGACACATTTAGCTATTGTGATGGAATATGCTGCTGGTGGAGAGCTCTTTGCAAAAATTTATAGTGCTGGTGGATTCAATGAAGATGAG attgcggATGTATGGTCCTGTGGTGTGACATT TACAATGCTATTAAATGCTCTTGAGGAGATGAAAAAGGTTGGCTTTTGGATATGCTCATGA
- the LOC113687950 gene encoding serine/threonine-protein kinase SAPK1 isoform X7, with amino-acid sequence MENRFLVMVIHDLLNLCEITKGKDNKAVIASNIMQMTVNSSFPWLMVISRSLKENGLSNLVVLTPTHLAIVMEYAAGGELFAKIYSAGGFNEDEIADVWSCGVTLYVMLVGAYHIDLIGFLFIQCY; translated from the exons ATG GAAAACAGATTTCTTGTGATGGTGATACATGATTTGTTAAACCTTTGTGAGATTACAAAAGGCAAAGACAACAAAGCAGTTATTGCAAGTAATATAAT GCAAATGACCGTGAACTCCAGTTTTCCATGGTTGATGGTGATTTCAAGAAGTTTGAAGGAAAATGGTCTGTCAAATCTG GTCGTGCTAACTCCGACACATTTAGCTATTGTGATGGAATATGCTGCTGGTGGAGAGCTCTTTGCAAAAATTTATAGTGCTGGTGGATTCAATGAAGATGAG attgcggATGTATGGTCCTGTGGTGTGACATTGTACGTGATGTTGGTGGGAGCTTATCATATTGacttaattggatttttgttcA TACAATGCTATTAA
- the LOC113687384 gene encoding dirigent protein 2-like produces the protein MAKGSALASIQISLVLLLAIFVSSEANLLDPYRCCRGKETNITVYIQLFTGGPNTTSVAVAGAPGMPRTPSNFGTIIVNDANMTQGISNNSPTIGRAQGIYISSSRDGSRSLGIFSVLFSNSQYNGSTLEFQGPGYNLQVGGTAREVPIVGGTKTFRLARGYGFFQTVLQNAAQNKTVIRGGITVIQCPGGGKV, from the coding sequence ATGGCAAAAGGTTCAGCTTTAGCATCCATCCAAATTTCCCTTGTGCTATTACTAGCAATTTTTGTTAGTTCAGAAGCTAATCTTCTTGACCCTTACCGTTGCTGCCGTGGAAAGGAAACAAATATTACTGTGTACATTCAACTGTTTACGGGCGGACCAAATACCACCAGTGTTGCAGTTGCCGGCGCCCCTGGTATGCCGAGAACTCCCTCCAATTTTGGAACCATTATTGTTAATGATGCTAACATGACACAAGGCATCAGCAACAATTCTCCAACTATTGGTCGGGCCCAAGGCATTTATATATCTTCATCCCGTGATGGATCACGCTCACTGGGCATATTTTCCGTCCTTTTCTCCAACTCCCAATACAACGGTAGCACATTGGAATTCCAAGGACCAGGATATAACTTACAAGTTGGTGGTACGGCGAGAGAAGTTCCAATAGTTGGTGGCACCAAAACGTTTAGGCTTGCTCGGGGATATGGATTTTTTCAGACAGTTCTGCAAAATGCGGCACAGAATAAAACGGTTATAAGGGGCGGTATTACCGTAATCCAATGCCCAGGAGGAGGGAAAGTTTGA
- the LOC113687950 gene encoding serine/threonine-protein kinase SRK2A isoform X3 — MLRKLSKQLNGEDWMWNNLNTLCWAIGSILGSMMEEQVFLVMVIHDLLNLCEITKGKDNKAVIASNIMQMTVNSSFPWLMVISRSLKENGLSNLVVLTPTHLAIVMEYAAGGELFAKIYSAGGFNEDEIADVWSCGVTLYVMLVGAYHIDLIGFLFIQCY; from the exons ATGCTGAGGAAGTTAAGTAAACAGCTGAATGGTGAGGATTGGATGTGGAACAACCTAAATACCTTGTGCTGGGCAATAGGATCTATATTAGGATCAATGATGGAGGAACAAGT ATTTCTTGTGATGGTGATACATGATTTGTTAAACCTTTGTGAGATTACAAAAGGCAAAGACAACAAAGCAGTTATTGCAAGTAATATAAT GCAAATGACCGTGAACTCCAGTTTTCCATGGTTGATGGTGATTTCAAGAAGTTTGAAGGAAAATGGTCTGTCAAATCTG GTCGTGCTAACTCCGACACATTTAGCTATTGTGATGGAATATGCTGCTGGTGGAGAGCTCTTTGCAAAAATTTATAGTGCTGGTGGATTCAATGAAGATGAG attgcggATGTATGGTCCTGTGGTGTGACATTGTACGTGATGTTGGTGGGAGCTTATCATATTGacttaattggatttttgttcA TACAATGCTATTAA
- the LOC113687950 gene encoding serine/threonine-protein kinase SRK2A isoform X1: MLRKLSKQLNGEDWMWNNLNTLCWAIGSILGSMMEEQVYCFMLFLVMVIHDLLNLCEITKGKDNKAVIASNIMQMTVNSSFPWLMVISRSLKENGLSNLVVLTPTHLAIVMEYAAGGELFAKIYSAGGFNEDEIADVWSCGVTLYVMLVGAYHIDLIGFLFIQCY; the protein is encoded by the exons ATGCTGAGGAAGTTAAGTAAACAGCTGAATGGTGAGGATTGGATGTGGAACAACCTAAATACCTTGTGCTGGGCAATAGGATCTATATTAGGATCAATGATGGAGGAACAAGTGTATTGCTTTATGCT ATTTCTTGTGATGGTGATACATGATTTGTTAAACCTTTGTGAGATTACAAAAGGCAAAGACAACAAAGCAGTTATTGCAAGTAATATAAT GCAAATGACCGTGAACTCCAGTTTTCCATGGTTGATGGTGATTTCAAGAAGTTTGAAGGAAAATGGTCTGTCAAATCTG GTCGTGCTAACTCCGACACATTTAGCTATTGTGATGGAATATGCTGCTGGTGGAGAGCTCTTTGCAAAAATTTATAGTGCTGGTGGATTCAATGAAGATGAG attgcggATGTATGGTCCTGTGGTGTGACATTGTACGTGATGTTGGTGGGAGCTTATCATATTGacttaattggatttttgttcA TACAATGCTATTAA
- the LOC113687950 gene encoding serine/threonine-protein kinase SRK2A isoform X4, which yields MLRKLSKQLNGEDWMWNNLNTLCWAIGSILGSMMEEQVYCFMLFLVMVIHDLLNLCEITKGKDNKAVIASNIMQMTVNSSFPWLMVISRSLKENGLSNLVVLTPTHLAIVMEYAAGGELFAKIYSAGGFNEDEARFFFIHFVIAVYLISRLRMYGPVV from the exons ATGCTGAGGAAGTTAAGTAAACAGCTGAATGGTGAGGATTGGATGTGGAACAACCTAAATACCTTGTGCTGGGCAATAGGATCTATATTAGGATCAATGATGGAGGAACAAGTGTATTGCTTTATGCT ATTTCTTGTGATGGTGATACATGATTTGTTAAACCTTTGTGAGATTACAAAAGGCAAAGACAACAAAGCAGTTATTGCAAGTAATATAAT GCAAATGACCGTGAACTCCAGTTTTCCATGGTTGATGGTGATTTCAAGAAGTTTGAAGGAAAATGGTCTGTCAAATCTG GTCGTGCTAACTCCGACACATTTAGCTATTGTGATGGAATATGCTGCTGGTGGAGAGCTCTTTGCAAAAATTTATAGTGCTGGTGGATTCAATGAAGATGAG GCTCGCTTTTTCTTCATTCATTTTGTAATTGCTGtctatttaatttctagattgcggATGTATGGTCCTGTGGTGTGA